GACGGACAGTTACACCCACCTGAAACCAATTGCAGATCACTGCGAGAAACTGGAATATTTTGAATTTCGGAACATCAGATTTAAAGTGTTTGATCTTCGTGATCTTATATGGATGAGGAGAGAATTGCTTCACACTCTCGGTGTCCGTTGTTGTAATGAGACTGGGCAGTGCGTTCTTCCGATTATATCTCACTGTAAACCGACTGCCTTAAAGTCTTTATACTTGTATGGTTACTGCAGTTGTCGGTATGAAAGTAAAGCGGAGCATCTCGGCAGACTGAATTCTGTGACAGCTCTTACGTTAGAAGGTTTACGATATGTACATTCTGATGATATCATTACCATATTTAGAAAAGGTAATCTGAGACAGTTAAGAGAGTTGCACATTTATGCCAGTTATTATTATAACGATTCTGTTACTGATGCTATTATTGAAAACTGCCCGCTACTTCAAAACCTAACTCTAGATTTCTGTAAACAACTGACTAATGCAAGTTTACTAAATATGCACAAGTTTAAAGATCTCAAGTATCTcacaatatttcaaaattttgaaataaCTGACACAGGATTATTGTATTTGcaaaagttgaaaaaattgaaatcTTTGAGTATTGGAGGTTGTAAGTGCATAAAACATCTGGGGTTGGAGTTAAATGCAAGCTATGTTGGACTAGAAATTTTAAATCTTCGTTACCAGGATGTTGAACTCTTT
This window of the Anabrus simplex isolate iqAnaSimp1 chromosome 8, ASM4041472v1, whole genome shotgun sequence genome carries:
- the LOC136878761 gene encoding F-box/LRR-repeat protein 2, encoding MEATMISMAETIPDEVLERIFFYCPYEDLVQSVQHVSTRWRQVVQSVHLWKDIVYCPRTEASDKRIVDMLKMSPKLQAVVFRSAHSEEVLQALTENCAELKKLEICGFQCVTKVFLRSLLEKCPKLEDLRIPDSVLSDPEMGEIVGKFKYLKTLHCAINLKTDSYTHLKPIADHCEKLEYFEFRNIRFKVFDLRDLIWMRRELLHTLGVRCCNETGQCVLPIISHCKPTALKSLYLYGYCSCRYESKAEHLGRLNSVTALTLEGLRYVHSDDIITIFRKGNLRQLRELHIYASYYYNDSVTDAIIENCPLLQNLTLDFCKQLTNASLLNMHKFKDLKYLTIFQNFEITDTGLLYLQKLKKLKSLSIGGCKCIKHLGLELNASYVGLEILNLRYQDVELFPWRQVPVCMKRLRWVDLNRCVNVDSCALDKLRKQMPHLRVSTD